One Nocardioides oleivorans DNA segment encodes these proteins:
- a CDS encoding helix-turn-helix domain-containing protein, with product MVKEKIGELGDYLKEQRLAAKLSLRQLADQVGVSNPYLSQIERGLRKPSAEVLQQLARALRVSAEQLYVRAGIVHPDTAEAGGVELAILADAGLTERQKHSLLDVYASFQALNERDARPTDPA from the coding sequence ATGGTCAAGGAGAAGATCGGCGAGCTCGGCGACTACCTGAAGGAGCAGCGACTCGCAGCCAAGCTGTCGCTGCGACAGCTCGCCGACCAGGTCGGGGTCAGCAACCCCTACCTGAGCCAGATCGAGCGCGGTCTCCGCAAGCCGTCGGCCGAGGTGCTCCAGCAGCTCGCCCGCGCCCTGCGGGTCTCCGCCGAGCAGCTCTACGTGCGCGCCGGCATCGTCCACCCGGACACCGCCGAGGCGGGAGGTGTCGAGCTCGCGATCCTCGCGGACGCCGGCCTCACCGAGCGGCAGAAGCACTCGCTGCTCGACGTCTACGCGTCCTTCCAGGCGCTCAACGAGCGCGACGCCCGACCCACCGACCCTGCATGA
- a CDS encoding glycoside hydrolase family 16 protein — protein MSRAPRASSRSHAPSRLLAGLVAVGLVTAGCSSDGAATPPSYDASDAVEARVLPQIAANGEDTEAASDAAWVVDATIADVDEGTTVTLYGRTDDGWDEVDEQETDADGQVALTSTASGDLHVVVGSGEDAIGTEVSTSDAPEATFTDDFDENSVDVEGGPWVSRTQGHIGVRTCSRAGADAAEVTDGVLQLSVIEDPDMKGECQLPGRRKKFPYRLNGHVGTEASYAFTYGYAAARIRTQSARGQHAAFWMQAVGGQQSGGPQKGGAEIDVMEYFGDDHPLGGLTQFTYFLDKAGKKQTVGGWIPDVEKYGDDWSEQYHVYSVEWTPEEYVFRIDGQVTQRLEGPTSGRPEFLILSLLSSDYELPRFNGELPEHMEVDWARAWETGKQ, from the coding sequence ATGAGTCGTGCCCCCCGTGCCTCGTCCCGCTCCCACGCTCCCTCGCGCCTGCTCGCAGGGCTCGTCGCCGTGGGCCTCGTCACGGCGGGATGCTCCTCCGACGGGGCCGCCACGCCGCCGTCGTACGACGCCAGCGACGCCGTCGAGGCGCGCGTGCTGCCCCAGATCGCCGCCAACGGCGAGGACACCGAGGCCGCCTCCGACGCCGCCTGGGTCGTCGACGCGACCATCGCCGACGTCGATGAAGGCACGACCGTCACCCTCTACGGCAGGACCGACGACGGGTGGGACGAGGTCGACGAGCAGGAGACCGACGCCGACGGGCAGGTCGCGCTGACGTCCACCGCGTCCGGTGACCTCCACGTGGTCGTCGGGTCGGGCGAGGACGCCATCGGCACCGAGGTCTCGACCAGTGACGCGCCCGAGGCGACCTTCACCGACGACTTCGACGAGAACTCCGTCGACGTCGAGGGCGGGCCCTGGGTGTCGCGCACGCAGGGCCACATCGGCGTACGGACGTGCTCGCGCGCCGGCGCCGACGCCGCCGAGGTCACCGACGGGGTGCTCCAGCTCAGCGTCATCGAGGACCCCGACATGAAGGGCGAGTGCCAGCTGCCCGGCCGCCGCAAGAAGTTCCCCTACCGGCTCAACGGCCACGTCGGCACCGAGGCGAGCTACGCCTTCACCTACGGCTACGCCGCCGCGCGGATCAGGACGCAGTCGGCGCGCGGCCAGCACGCGGCCTTCTGGATGCAGGCGGTCGGCGGGCAGCAGTCCGGCGGCCCGCAGAAGGGCGGCGCCGAGATCGACGTCATGGAGTACTTCGGCGACGACCACCCGCTCGGCGGCCTGACGCAGTTCACCTACTTCCTCGACAAGGCCGGCAAGAAGCAGACGGTCGGGGGCTGGATCCCCGACGTCGAGAAGTACGGCGACGACTGGTCCGAGCAGTACCACGTCTACTCCGTGGAGTGGACGCCCGAGGAGTACGTCTTCCGCATCGACGGCCAGGTCACCCAGCGGCTCGAGGGCCCCACGTCCGGTCGCCCGGAGTTCCTGATCCTGAGCCTGCTGTCGTCGGACTACGAGCTGCCGCGCTTCAACGGCGAGCTGCCCGAGCACATGGAGGTCGACTGGGCGCGCGCGTGGGAGACCGGCAAGCAGTGA
- a CDS encoding endonuclease domain-containing protein — protein MDPVAALTRLGGIGSTAQILSLTTRKRLRDAVAGGRITHVSRGRYALPTADLALSAATEVDGHLRGLSAAAHWGWEMKWPPRWPELAVARKPEHPVDASLTMVELPRDEVDGWATSKLRTVLDCAKELPFDEALAVADSALRHGDVTGDDLSRVLRRDLRPEVRRVLDHATPLAANPFESVLRAVLIEAGIAVVPQWATTVRGVTYHPDLADPFHALAIEANSWAHHAGKVDHDDDCRRYNALVVAGWTVLRFTWEQVMFSPHEVVADVRDALELPVAA, from the coding sequence ATGGACCCGGTCGCCGCACTCACCCGCCTCGGCGGGATCGGGTCGACCGCGCAGATCCTGTCCCTCACCACGCGGAAACGTCTCCGTGACGCAGTCGCCGGAGGCCGGATCACCCACGTCTCCCGCGGTCGCTACGCCCTGCCGACGGCGGACCTGGCGCTGTCGGCGGCGACGGAGGTCGACGGCCACCTGCGGGGACTCAGCGCTGCCGCCCACTGGGGTTGGGAGATGAAGTGGCCGCCGCGCTGGCCCGAGCTGGCAGTCGCACGCAAGCCGGAGCACCCGGTCGACGCCTCGCTCACGATGGTCGAGCTGCCCCGCGACGAGGTGGATGGCTGGGCCACGAGCAAGCTCCGCACGGTCCTGGACTGTGCGAAGGAGCTCCCGTTCGACGAGGCGCTCGCCGTGGCTGACTCCGCCCTGCGGCACGGAGACGTCACGGGCGACGACCTGTCCCGGGTGCTGCGCCGCGACCTGCGTCCCGAGGTCCGTCGCGTGCTCGACCATGCGACGCCCCTCGCAGCCAACCCGTTCGAGTCCGTGCTCCGGGCCGTCCTCATCGAGGCCGGCATCGCCGTCGTGCCCCAGTGGGCCACGACCGTCCGCGGCGTCACCTACCACCCCGACCTCGCCGACCCGTTCCACGCGCTCGCCATCGAGGCCAACTCGTGGGCGCACCACGCGGGCAAGGTCGACCACGACGACGACTGCCGGCGATACAACGCCCTCGTCGTCGCTGGGTGGACGGTGCTGCGATTCACCTGGGAGCAGGTGATGTTCTCCCCGCACGAGGTCGTCGCCGACGTGCGGGACGCTCTCGAGCTGCCGGTCGCGGCCTGA
- a CDS encoding sulfite exporter TauE/SafE family protein, whose product MDWITVTFFSILAAGFFVGIVVGLTGMGGGALMTPALIFLGVGEAATVVTADLTAAAIYKTGGAIVHKREGSPNMQLAKWLMIGSIPMALLGPHLVSWVVSPEDIDETLKLCIGFALLLAAATYALRLYLNLLRVRGGDHPDDNPAIRPIPTLLVGALGGLLVGITSVGSGSVIMIALLMLYPGLSAVRLVGTDLVQAVPLVMAAAISNIALHGLDWAILVPLVLGSVPGTLIGSAIAPRVPQSFIRRGIVVVLTMSGVALLDKAGWAPLGAGEDETHPILIAGVGLAVLLVLPVVWGFLRKSQGLPMFGSPTIAQLEDPSYRPGVVGMKKVDDSGP is encoded by the coding sequence ATGGACTGGATCACCGTCACGTTCTTCTCGATCCTCGCGGCGGGCTTCTTCGTCGGCATCGTGGTCGGCCTGACCGGCATGGGCGGCGGTGCGCTGATGACGCCCGCGCTGATCTTCCTCGGCGTGGGCGAGGCCGCCACGGTCGTCACCGCCGACCTGACGGCCGCGGCGATCTACAAGACCGGTGGCGCCATCGTGCACAAGCGCGAGGGCTCGCCCAACATGCAGCTGGCCAAGTGGTTGATGATCGGCTCGATCCCGATGGCCCTGCTCGGCCCCCACCTGGTGTCGTGGGTCGTCTCGCCCGAGGACATCGACGAGACGCTCAAGCTCTGCATCGGCTTCGCGCTGCTGCTGGCGGCGGCGACGTACGCCCTGCGCCTCTACCTCAACCTGCTCCGCGTCCGCGGCGGCGACCACCCCGACGACAACCCTGCGATCCGCCCGATCCCGACCCTCCTGGTCGGCGCCCTCGGCGGACTGCTCGTCGGCATCACCAGCGTCGGCTCGGGCTCGGTCATCATGATCGCGCTGCTGATGCTCTACCCGGGCCTGTCGGCGGTCCGCCTCGTCGGCACCGACCTCGTCCAGGCCGTCCCGCTCGTCATGGCCGCCGCGATCTCCAACATCGCCCTCCACGGCCTCGACTGGGCGATCCTCGTCCCGCTCGTGCTCGGCTCCGTGCCCGGCACGCTCATCGGCTCGGCCATCGCCCCGCGCGTCCCGCAGTCGTTCATCCGCCGCGGCATCGTCGTGGTGCTGACCATGAGCGGCGTGGCGCTCCTCGACAAGGCCGGCTGGGCCCCGCTCGGTGCGGGCGAGGACGAGACGCACCCGATCCTCATCGCCGGCGTCGGCCTCGCCGTCCTGCTCGTCCTCCCGGTGGTGTGGGGGTTCCTCCGCAAGTCCCAGGGCCTGCCGATGTTCGGATCCCCCACCATCGCCCAGCTCGAGGACCCGTCCTACCGCCCCGGCGTGGTCGGCATGAAGAAGGTCGACGACTCCGGTCCCTAG
- the rfbB gene encoding dTDP-glucose 4,6-dehydratase gives MERLLVTGGAGFIGSNFVHHLVEHTDLNVTVLDKLTYAASKESLAGLPEDRVQLVVGDIADEETVDPLVAAHDAVVHYAAESHNDNSLNDPSPFIKTNILGTYTILEAVRKHDKRLHHVSTDEVYGDLELDDPKRFTEDTPYNPSSPYSASKAGSDHLVRAWVRSFGVRATVSNCSNNYGPWQHIEKFIPRQITNVIDGIRPKLYGSGENVRDWIHADDHSSAVLTILTKGEIGETYLIGADGEKNNLEVVRLILTLMGKGADEFDHVTDRAGHDLRYAIESGKLRQELGWQPQFQDFESGLANTIAWYQEHEDWWRPHKDATEAKYAQKGQ, from the coding sequence ATGGAACGCCTTCTTGTGACCGGGGGCGCGGGGTTCATCGGATCGAACTTCGTGCACCACCTCGTCGAGCACACCGACCTCAACGTCACCGTCCTCGACAAGCTGACCTACGCCGCCTCGAAGGAGTCGCTGGCCGGGCTGCCCGAGGACCGGGTGCAGCTGGTCGTCGGCGACATCGCCGACGAGGAGACCGTCGACCCGCTGGTCGCGGCGCACGACGCGGTCGTCCACTACGCGGCGGAGTCGCACAACGACAACTCGCTCAACGACCCGAGCCCGTTCATCAAGACGAACATCCTCGGCACCTACACGATCCTCGAGGCGGTGCGGAAGCACGACAAGCGCCTCCACCACGTCTCGACCGACGAGGTCTACGGCGACCTCGAACTCGACGACCCGAAGCGCTTCACCGAGGACACGCCCTACAACCCGTCCTCGCCCTACTCCGCGTCGAAGGCCGGCTCCGACCACCTCGTGCGCGCCTGGGTCCGCAGCTTCGGCGTGCGGGCGACGGTGTCGAACTGCTCGAACAACTACGGCCCCTGGCAGCACATCGAGAAGTTCATCCCACGCCAGATCACCAACGTCATCGACGGCATCCGCCCCAAGCTCTACGGCTCGGGCGAGAACGTCCGCGACTGGATCCACGCCGACGACCACTCCTCGGCCGTCCTCACCATCCTCACCAAGGGCGAGATCGGCGAGACGTACCTGATCGGCGCCGACGGCGAGAAGAACAACCTCGAGGTCGTCCGCCTGATCCTCACGCTGATGGGCAAGGGCGCCGACGAGTTCGACCACGTCACCGACCGCGCCGGCCACGACCTGCGCTACGCCATCGAGTCCGGCAAGCTGCGCCAGGAGCTCGGCTGGCAGCCGCAGTTCCAGGACTTCGAGTCCGGCCTGGCCAACACCATCGCGTGGTACCAGGAGCACGAGGACTGGTGGCGCCCCCACAAGGACGCGACCGAGGCGAAGTACGCGCAGAAGGGCCAGTGA
- a CDS encoding DUF2516 family protein → MQPWIFESWLMLGVLVIALAIKGFAFVNALTFSVEAYDAAGKLTKQAWCLITGLGFAAQLVLLGSPLGIINLIFTIAALVYLADVRPALREVTSGRR, encoded by the coding sequence GTGCAACCGTGGATCTTCGAGAGCTGGCTGATGCTGGGCGTGCTCGTGATCGCCCTCGCGATCAAGGGCTTCGCGTTCGTCAACGCGTTGACCTTCTCCGTCGAGGCCTACGACGCCGCGGGCAAGCTGACCAAGCAGGCGTGGTGCCTGATCACCGGCCTCGGCTTCGCCGCGCAGCTCGTGCTGCTCGGCTCACCGCTGGGCATCATCAACCTGATCTTCACCATCGCCGCGCTGGTCTACCTCGCCGACGTGCGCCCCGCGCTGCGCGAGGTCACCTCGGGTCGTCGCTGA
- a CDS encoding asparaginase — translation MPAAGLPVVAEIVRSGFVEGHHYGSIVALAADGSVDWSVGEVVAPVLPRSSNKPIQALAMVELGLDLPDDLLALACASHSGEPFHVDGVRRTLASAGLDESALRTPPDYPLDDAAREAVLRAGGEKSPILMNCSGKHAAMLATCVVRGWDTATYLDPHHPLQVATIETFARLTGEPVDTVAVDGCGAPLLSTSLTGLARAFAALATATEGPEQRIAEAIRRHPELVSGTTRDELTLHRAVPGLIGKAGAESVYAVALPDGRAWALKTDDGAPRVRPVLMAEALRRSGVLAEDGVDAAAVEGTGRLDLLGGGKPVGEIRACF, via the coding sequence ATGCCTGCCGCTGGTCTGCCCGTCGTCGCTGAGATCGTCCGCTCGGGATTCGTGGAGGGCCACCACTACGGCTCGATCGTCGCGCTGGCTGCCGACGGGTCGGTCGACTGGTCGGTGGGCGAGGTCGTCGCGCCGGTGCTGCCGCGCTCGAGCAACAAGCCGATCCAGGCGCTGGCGATGGTCGAGCTCGGCCTCGACCTCCCCGACGACCTGCTCGCCCTGGCCTGCGCCTCGCACTCCGGCGAGCCGTTCCACGTGGACGGCGTACGTCGCACGCTGGCGTCTGCCGGGCTCGACGAGTCGGCCCTGCGGACCCCGCCCGACTACCCGCTCGACGACGCGGCGCGCGAGGCCGTGCTCCGGGCCGGCGGGGAGAAGTCGCCGATCCTGATGAACTGCTCGGGCAAGCACGCGGCGATGCTCGCGACCTGCGTGGTCCGCGGGTGGGACACCGCGACCTACCTCGACCCGCACCACCCCCTGCAGGTGGCGACCATCGAGACCTTCGCCCGCCTGACCGGCGAGCCGGTCGACACCGTCGCCGTCGACGGCTGCGGGGCACCGCTCCTGTCGACCTCCCTGACCGGGCTCGCCCGCGCGTTCGCCGCGCTCGCCACTGCGACGGAGGGTCCCGAGCAGCGCATCGCGGAGGCGATCCGCCGGCACCCGGAGCTCGTCAGCGGCACGACGCGTGACGAGCTGACGCTCCACCGGGCGGTCCCGGGCCTGATCGGCAAGGCCGGTGCCGAGTCGGTGTACGCCGTCGCGCTGCCCGACGGCCGGGCGTGGGCGCTCAAGACCGACGACGGCGCCCCGCGCGTGCGCCCCGTGCTGATGGCCGAGGCGCTGCGTCGCTCGGGCGTCCTGGCCGAGGACGGCGTGGACGCCGCTGCCGTCGAGGGCACGGGCCGGCTCGACCTCCTCGGCGGCGGGAAGCCCGTCGGCGAGATCCGTGCTTGCTTCTAG
- the cysC gene encoding adenylyl-sulfate kinase, whose translation MIQHCPTPTELDDLELLVSGAYAPLDRFNAPGSAVTLDLPDGAVEAELVDPEGLPLARVAGDGTLTPLTHAQYGPFRRLHLTPTQVREQHAGATFVPVVDALTEADLDELRSLGRAVLVALVGTGTAELSPVALVRATLAAAELLDDASVVAVPLPSHGDADADHALGAQVLETYAAGDPVHALADNGLVTGAGAPSSTSDTFPAGIAEIVAADQPEPADQGLVLFFTGLSGSGKSTLARALMDLLLEQGGRSVTSLDGDVVRRNLSAGLTFSKADRETNIRRIGWVAAEISRHGGVAVCSPIAPFAETRAQVRAMVEDAGGAFFLVHVATPLEECERRDRKGLYAKARAGEIPEFTGISSPYEEPDDAAVRVDTTGRTIEDALDDVLVALDEAGYLHLTAQPTDSRA comes from the coding sequence GTGATCCAGCACTGCCCCACGCCGACCGAGCTCGACGACCTGGAGCTCCTGGTCTCCGGCGCCTACGCCCCCCTCGACCGCTTCAACGCACCCGGGAGCGCGGTCACCCTCGACCTGCCCGACGGCGCCGTCGAGGCCGAGCTCGTCGACCCCGAGGGGCTGCCGCTCGCCCGGGTCGCGGGCGACGGCACGCTGACCCCCCTGACCCACGCCCAGTACGGCCCCTTCCGCCGGCTGCACCTCACGCCCACGCAGGTGCGGGAGCAGCACGCCGGCGCCACGTTCGTCCCCGTCGTCGACGCGCTCACCGAGGCCGACCTCGACGAGCTGCGCAGCCTGGGCCGCGCGGTGCTCGTGGCATTGGTGGGCACCGGCACGGCCGAGCTCTCGCCCGTCGCGCTCGTGCGGGCCACCCTCGCCGCGGCCGAGCTGCTCGACGACGCCAGCGTGGTCGCCGTACCCCTCCCCTCGCACGGGGACGCCGACGCCGACCACGCCCTGGGCGCCCAGGTGCTCGAGACGTACGCCGCCGGCGACCCGGTCCACGCCCTCGCGGACAACGGCCTCGTGACCGGCGCCGGGGCTCCGTCGTCGACCAGCGACACCTTCCCCGCGGGGATCGCCGAGATCGTGGCCGCCGACCAGCCCGAGCCCGCCGACCAGGGCCTCGTGCTCTTCTTCACCGGCCTGTCCGGCAGCGGCAAGTCCACGCTGGCCCGGGCCCTGATGGACCTCCTGCTCGAGCAGGGGGGTCGCTCGGTCACCAGCCTCGACGGCGACGTCGTGCGCCGCAACCTCTCGGCCGGGCTCACCTTCTCCAAGGCCGACCGCGAGACCAACATCCGCCGGATCGGCTGGGTCGCCGCCGAGATCTCACGGCACGGCGGCGTGGCCGTGTGCTCGCCGATCGCGCCGTTCGCCGAGACCCGCGCGCAGGTGCGCGCGATGGTCGAGGACGCGGGCGGGGCGTTCTTCCTCGTCCACGTCGCGACGCCGCTCGAGGAGTGTGAGCGCCGCGACCGCAAGGGCCTCTACGCCAAGGCGCGTGCCGGCGAGATCCCCGAGTTCACCGGCATCTCCTCTCCCTACGAGGAGCCCGACGACGCCGCCGTGCGCGTCGACACGACCGGGCGCACCATCGAGGACGCCCTCGACGACGTGCTCGTCGCGCTCGACGAGGCCGGCTACCTCCACCTGACGGCCCAGCCGACGGACAGCCGTGCCTGA
- the dtd gene encoding D-aminoacyl-tRNA deacylase: protein MRAVIQRVLSASVRVDGEVVGELDRPGLLVYLGITHDDGDVEVAWTARKVWDLRLLREERSASDVGAPVLVVSQFTLYGDARKGRRPTWQSAAPGPVSEPLYDAVCAELDRLGAHVERGRFGADMRVESVNDGPITLVLDSPSRAVG, encoded by the coding sequence ATGCGTGCGGTCATCCAGCGGGTCCTCTCCGCCAGCGTCCGGGTCGACGGCGAGGTGGTCGGCGAGCTCGATCGACCCGGCCTGCTGGTCTACCTCGGCATCACCCACGACGACGGTGACGTGGAGGTCGCCTGGACCGCCCGCAAGGTCTGGGACCTGCGCCTGCTCCGCGAGGAGCGGAGCGCCAGCGACGTCGGGGCGCCGGTGCTCGTGGTCAGCCAGTTCACGCTGTACGGCGACGCGCGCAAGGGCCGTCGCCCCACCTGGCAGTCGGCCGCGCCGGGCCCGGTCAGCGAGCCGCTGTACGACGCCGTCTGCGCCGAGCTCGATCGCCTCGGCGCCCACGTCGAGCGAGGCCGGTTCGGGGCGGACATGCGGGTCGAGAGCGTCAACGACGGGCCGATCACGCTCGTCCTGGACTCGCCGTCCCGGGCGGTCGGGTAG
- a CDS encoding sugar nucleotide-binding protein, with the protein MAEARTNELRVETTPIPGLLVVRMPLHGDARGWFKENWQREKMVALGLPDFGPVQNNISFNASRGATRGIHTEPWDKFVSLATGRIFGAWVDMREGESFGTTFSTEVDPSVAVFVPRGVGNSYQALEDGTAYTYLVNDHWRPGVAYPALHLGDETAGIPWPIPLDEAEISEKDHNNPRLGDVVPMKPKKTLVVGALGQLGRALHAEHPDADRVDLFAGEGVTSLDLTDPAAVAAWPWHEYALVLNAAAYTAVDAAETTEGRVAAWAANSTAPATLARLAREHGFTLVHVSSEYVFDGTAALDPGHTEDEPLSPLGVYAQSKAAGDLAVGLAPRHYLIRTSWVIGDGKNFVRTMQSLAEKGVSPSVVDDQVGRLTFTEELVRGISHLITTGAPFGTYNLSNGGPAMSWQEIAQAVFERSGRSADDVSGTTTEAYAEGVLAQGNPFAPRPLNSAMSLEKIRATGFEPEDALAALDRYLG; encoded by the coding sequence ATGGCTGAGGCCCGCACCAACGAGCTGCGCGTCGAGACGACCCCGATCCCGGGCCTGCTCGTCGTCCGGATGCCCCTGCACGGCGACGCCCGCGGCTGGTTCAAGGAGAACTGGCAGCGCGAGAAGATGGTGGCCCTCGGCCTGCCCGACTTCGGCCCCGTGCAGAACAACATCTCGTTCAACGCCTCCCGGGGCGCGACCCGCGGCATCCACACCGAGCCGTGGGACAAGTTCGTGTCGCTGGCGACCGGGCGGATCTTCGGCGCCTGGGTCGACATGCGCGAGGGCGAGTCGTTCGGCACGACCTTCTCGACCGAGGTCGACCCCTCGGTCGCCGTCTTCGTGCCGCGCGGGGTGGGCAACTCCTACCAGGCGCTCGAAGACGGCACCGCCTACACCTACCTCGTCAACGACCACTGGCGCCCCGGCGTGGCCTACCCGGCCCTCCACCTCGGCGACGAGACCGCGGGCATCCCGTGGCCGATCCCGCTCGACGAGGCGGAGATCTCCGAGAAGGACCACAACAACCCGCGCCTGGGTGACGTCGTGCCGATGAAGCCGAAGAAGACGCTCGTCGTGGGTGCCCTCGGCCAGCTCGGCCGCGCGCTCCACGCGGAGCACCCCGACGCCGACCGCGTCGACCTCTTCGCGGGCGAGGGCGTGACGTCGCTCGACCTGACCGACCCGGCCGCCGTGGCCGCCTGGCCGTGGCACGAGTACGCCCTGGTGCTCAACGCCGCGGCCTACACCGCCGTCGACGCCGCCGAGACCACCGAGGGCCGCGTCGCCGCCTGGGCGGCGAACTCGACCGCCCCCGCGACGTTGGCGCGGCTCGCGCGCGAGCACGGCTTCACGCTGGTGCACGTCTCGTCGGAGTACGTCTTCGACGGCACCGCCGCACTCGACCCCGGGCACACCGAGGACGAGCCGCTCTCGCCGCTCGGCGTCTACGCGCAGTCGAAGGCCGCCGGTGACCTCGCCGTCGGACTGGCCCCGCGCCACTACCTGATCCGCACCAGCTGGGTGATCGGCGACGGCAAGAACTTCGTGCGCACGATGCAGTCGCTCGCCGAGAAGGGCGTGTCGCCGAGCGTGGTCGACGACCAGGTCGGGCGGCTCACCTTCACCGAGGAGCTCGTCCGCGGCATCAGCCACCTGATCACGACGGGCGCTCCGTTCGGCACCTACAACCTCTCCAACGGCGGCCCGGCCATGTCGTGGCAAGAGATCGCCCAGGCGGTCTTCGAGCGCTCCGGCCGCAGCGCCGACGACGTCTCCGGGACCACCACGGAGGCGTACGCCGAGGGGGTGCTGGCGCAGGGCAACCCGTTCGCGCCGCGACCGCTCAACTCGGCGATGTCGCTGGAGAAGATCCGCGCCACCGGCTTCGAGCCCGAGGACGCGCTCGCCGCGCTCGACCGCTACCTGGGCTGA
- a CDS encoding 3-keto-5-aminohexanoate cleavage protein, with amino-acid sequence MSDVLLITVAPTGAETAKADCPQLPTTPEEIARTAAECEAAGAAMIHLHVRDTSHAPTLDQGLLREWVAAVRSSSSLVVQLSTGGSVHDPLEERLRVLDAEPDSCSLTMGTTNFGDDVFLNPWPFVKDLYQLALSRGVAPEFELFDLGQVHALGRLVREYGVPAGGKVHVDFVMGVPGGMPGTAPALVAGVAALPPEVTSWSATGIGRSTLAVAMASLSMGGHLRVGMEDVLTISRGVPVESNAQLVSRAVDLGRIAQRSPMTPAQCRELLGLS; translated from the coding sequence ATGTCTGATGTGTTGCTGATCACCGTCGCCCCCACCGGGGCCGAGACCGCCAAGGCCGACTGCCCGCAGCTCCCCACCACCCCCGAGGAGATCGCCCGCACCGCCGCCGAGTGCGAGGCGGCCGGCGCCGCGATGATCCACCTCCACGTGCGCGACACCTCGCACGCGCCGACGCTCGACCAGGGGCTGCTGCGCGAGTGGGTGGCCGCCGTGCGCTCGTCGTCCTCCCTGGTGGTCCAGCTGTCCACCGGCGGATCGGTGCACGACCCGCTCGAGGAGCGGCTGAGGGTGCTCGACGCCGAGCCCGACTCGTGCAGCCTGACGATGGGCACGACGAACTTCGGTGACGACGTCTTCCTCAACCCGTGGCCCTTCGTGAAGGACCTCTACCAGCTCGCCCTGTCGCGCGGCGTCGCCCCGGAGTTCGAGCTGTTCGACCTCGGCCAGGTGCACGCGCTCGGGCGCCTCGTCCGGGAGTACGGCGTCCCCGCCGGCGGCAAGGTCCACGTCGACTTCGTGATGGGAGTCCCCGGCGGCATGCCGGGCACCGCCCCGGCGCTGGTCGCCGGCGTCGCGGCGCTCCCGCCGGAGGTGACCTCGTGGTCCGCCACCGGCATCGGCCGCTCGACCCTCGCCGTCGCGATGGCATCCCTGTCGATGGGCGGCCACCTCCGCGTCGGGATGGAGGACGTGCTCACCATCAGCCGCGGCGTACCGGTCGAGTCCAACGCCCAGCTCGTCTCCCGAGCCGTGGACCTCGGCCGGATCGCTCAGCGGTCCCCGATGACGCCTGCTCAGTGCCGGGAGCTCCTCGGGCTGTCCTGA